In Stigmatopora nigra isolate UIUO_SnigA chromosome 2, RoL_Snig_1.1, whole genome shotgun sequence, a single window of DNA contains:
- the LOC144183442 gene encoding cilia- and flagella-associated protein 20-like, translating to MFRSTFQGGFLSILYSIGSKPLQIWDIKVKNGHIKRVTDNDINSLVLEVEGSNVSTNYITCPADPRQTLGIKMPFLVMIVKKTRKYFSFEVQVLDDHNLRRRFRASNHHSKTQVNSFMCTMPINVDDRWSQFQFNLADITRRAYGTSYVETQRVQIHANCRIRRVYFTDRQYTEDELPPEFKLVIPVKKQDAGKKGVPRPVVARQT from the exons ATGTTCAGAAGTACCTTTCAGGGTGGATTTCTGTCAATATTGTATAGCATCGGCAGCAAACCTCTGCAGATATGGGATATAAAG gtcaagAATGGCCACATCAAAAGGGTTACAGACAATGACATCAACTCGCTTGTGTTGGAGGTAGAGGGTTCAAATGTCAG TACTAACTACATCACATGCCCTGCTGACCCTAGGCAAACCCTTGGTatcaaaatgccttttcttgtGATGATTGTCAAGAAAACTAGGAAATATTTCAGCTTTGAAGTCCAG GTGTTAGATGACCATAATTTACGTCGGAGGTTTCGGGCAAGTAATCACCACAGCAAGACACAAGTGAATTCATTTATGTGCACTATGCCAATAAATGTTGATGATCGCTGGAGCCAGTTTCAGTTCAACTTGGCAGACATCACCAGGAGGGCCTATGGAACCAGTTATGTCGAGACTCAACgtgtgcag attcATGCTAATTGTCGTATAAGGAGGGTTTATTTCACCGATAGACAATATACCGAAGATGAACTCCCACCTGAGTTTAAATTGGTTATTCCTGTGAAGAAACAGGATgcagg CAAAAAGGGAGTCCCAAGACCTGTTGTAGCACGACAGACCTAA